The DNA sequence TATATGCGCGTGCGTTGCCCCCAATCTGAATATACAGGTTGATTAACCTTTCTCGGCCTCCAAGGTCCCATTGTCACTAATATCACGAGCCTATACATAAAAGTAAGAATATACTTTGtcacatgtacctacctaaatctTCAATTTGTTTTGCTACATTTAAAGTTCGCTGGCCGAGAACACCACTTTAACTTTAGGACGATAAAAGTGCCATAAATCTATGAATTGGTTCGTGACAAGATTTATTTCGCCGCTgggtttaaataataaaagaccAACGGCTCGGTTTAGTTCTTAAATtagaaatatacctacattattgatgcatatttaattcaaaaccacttactatattttttactaaacctgtttatttaagtaggtacgaatcaacttatttgttttcatCACATCACAACAATCGAAATATATCTTTCAGCCATTGGATATTTTTGCATTATGTCCAGCAGAGTGCGATTAATGGGGGctgataaattataatgataatgatcGGTAAATAGACATACTTACACCAAATTTTACTCAGCAATATCTCTAGATAATGTTGATCAATTCTAACAGCGTCGAATATCCTGTACTTTTCTCCCTGCTTAACTTgtactcacgagcaattaaaaagttccagtgacatatggaacatCATCACTgaaccgacgaccttaggcgggtacatagccggtagtggcttgATGAGCTGgctgaggaccgagtgttgtgtgGCGCTCCtttggagaggcctatgtccagccgTGGATgcatgattattggctgatgatgatggaacAACAATGGCTGtttgaactttttcactgCTCGTTAGTGTATTTCACTCGTCCTCTTCCCCTATAATGACTCTTGCTGGTTGCAGTCCAGTGGGTTCTACTCCTTCTCTCTATTATCTCGTCACTTCCCCTATAACAACTCGTGTTACTTGCAGTGCAGTGCGTTCTATCCTTCTATTACCACGTGTACTTCATGTGATTATCATCTATTTCACTTCCCCTCTTCCGATGTAACAACTTGTATTGCTTGCAGTCCAGTGGGAGCAGAACAAGGGCCGATGCGGCGTGTGCGGCGACGCGGACCACATCTCGGAGCCGCGACCGCACGAGGCGGGCGGCATGTACGGGAAGGGCATCCTGACCAGGCACTACGCTGTGGGACAGGTTGGTACATTTCTGTAATCACTGGAGCATCCTGTACGTTTCCCAAAAATGTAATCCAGCCATATAAATATGAGATGTATCGAAAACAGATTTTGATAAACGAATGTAGGCGTTAAATGGGTTGTCTATACACACTGCAGCTAATAAACTGTCAAGGAAAATtctataaaaagttttcccataaaaatctaagtacttacttatcacTCCAATTTTGGAGTGCTGCTGAGCTTTGGCGCCTCTAGTATTTAACTTTTAAACGCTCtcgtttaattatttttttgtaaggtTACAGTAATTCTCCTATCTAGAGACTATCTATCAATCCCAGCCAATAAAAACGAGAAAAGAATTAAAGAAAACGAAGagaaaaatgaataaaatctaACATTTTATTGGATACGTACTAGTACATAAATAACCACCGACAAGTGGCATATGTAAGTACAACTTACAAGCTTTTACCGCGTGAATAAATTACATGACAACAAGATGAGTTGAATATAACAAGCTGGTAACTCACTCGGGATAATCCTCTTAAAACGGATTAAGTGAAACGATAAGGTTGCTTTTAAAGTTGAGCTTATTGGGAGTTAATTATCAGTAAATAATCTCAAGGCAAAGTTGCGTAGTCGCTTCGGTGTCGCAAATTGatacattttattagttaGTACCTCTAGGATGAGAAactatttacatttatatacttaattaatagcCTATGTATTATAGAGATTTATACATAAATCCCGAAAATGCTTGGAGGGTTATTTCGAAAAAACAGGCATTAATTGTCTAGAATGCgtaaacaattttttgtgtCTTCTGCACAATAGGGGGAAATTGACACTGGCTGTTTTTCCAATAAACCCCTTAAATATGATGTCTGATATAAAGTCATAGGGAGTTAAGCAAttccaaaataataaaaactaaagcCATAATTGTTCCATTTCCAGGAGATCGAGGTGGAGGTGGAGCTGACGGCCAACCACCTCGGCACCTTCGTGATCAAGCTGTGCCCCAACAACAACCCGCGCCAGGAGGCCTCGCAGGAGTGCTTCGATAGGTATTTGACTGTAATTTTTAGGTACCTTATGGTTTTTTGCCCTATTGAAAAAAGCATCAGATATGCCTGTAGAGCTAGGTTTTCTAACTACTTTTGGACTCCCGAAACACCTCCTTTTCTTCAGTTAAGACTATGATGTTACAGTTAAGTACGATCTTCTATGTGCCCCTGAAGGCTTTTGGTTACGTGCTAATTGATATTTAGAcatatacctaggtaaataTATACTCGCAAAACTTTAGGAATGACGAAGTCCGAGGAATTCGTTTTCagtcataataaaaaaacacgcaatcacgccttgtactaatgtactcccttgcggggtaggcagaggtgcattgctgtacccacttttcgccagagtgttatgttagtcccaatgtaatagggggcgggcctattgccattttacgggcacatccaagacccgagaacaaatatctgtgttttaacaaatatctgccccagccgggaatcgaacccgggaccatcggctcagtagtcagggtcactaaccactacgccattcggtcgtctaagtCACAATAATCTTGTTACAATAACGCTTTTTCGGTTAGTGTCACCATTTACAGCAGTAGCAGATTGTCTGCTGATAATAATGAAAACTAACCTCATTTACCTCCAGGTACCCGCTATACATCACTGGTACTCGCGAGGACCGGTTCCTCATCCCGCTGGACACGGCCAAGAAGGAGATCTTCCGCTACCGGGTGCGCCTGCCGCCCTACGTCACCTGCACGCAGTGCGTCATGCAGTGGACTTACTATACCGGTGAGGGAATCGCGAATAATGGTGGAAACTACAGGAtgtaaaatacactcacgggcaatgaaatagttccactcacaaaatgcccacaccaaacgaccccaattttttcaaacattaaatttaaaactttagcaaaatattaccgtttttagctggtaatatcctgattctctgataaatgtactttaatcaaaaatggcgtcattaagctagccttttccgtctATGAGGAATTTGGTGCTtatctcagtggaaccttttcattgcccgggagtgtataTAGTGAGGGAAGTTTAGGTACCTTTAttttttaggtacctaccagaTCTGATAGCTGCTGTTGCAGAAGACTATACCTGTTGATAAGTTGTAGTGATCGAAAGTCTCTTTATGAACCGACAAAGGTTTATGCTCTTTTATACCATCGTGAAAGCATGTAGATATCATTGACATACGAACACCTTCCAGGGTATGTTTTATTAACCCTGAAATCGAAAGTACATGACTCACAAAGCTCATCCTAAAAGTTTCACGATAAATGCTCGGTTTGTTTTCGTTTTCAATGTCGTAGTGCCGCATCAATAAGACGAAGATCATTCTAATTAACCTCTCACACAATGTTCCAGGCAACATGTGGGGAGTATGCGAGAACGGCACAGAAGCCGTGGGCTGCGGGCGCTCCGAGACGTTCCGCAACTGCGCCGACGTGGCCATCGTCACCAGCACGGGGGGGCTCCCACCAGCCTTCGCCGGCGACCTGAGGAGGGACAATCCCTTCCTGCTGTACTACAGGGACCTCAGGATGCCCACCAATGTGTTCCCGCTTGTCGTCAGGTAACGGCTGGGGTGGCATTGGTTGTCTGAAAGCAGttatatttatctacataTTAGTACTTTCAATTtcctatatatattataccttTAGTTTAAATGCAGTAAATGATATATAATTCTTGTTACCTATCGCAAAACTAAATTTTCCTATCTAACGCttcttataattatatctataagtaaaatttaacAACTTGTGTTTAAATCCGCTGCTTTTCTCTTTTTccttttatacctacctattatacgtatttatatttaaatctataatGCTTCTTTACGCTTTTTAATTTTCAGGGATGTCTCAAAAGACCTGCAGAAAGAACCGTTACGTATAATTAGGTAACATCAACTGTAAatacacttacaaaaaatGCAATATGAAAATTTGTTTTATACACTGCGCGTAATTAACAGCAACTTTATGTCATTTGATTTTTCTCTTTCAGCAATGATATATCAGATGTTGACTATGAGGAGGCGAATACACATGAagttattaggtatttttgttatttacccCCCTTTTGGTCCCTCCTGGTGGAAGGAATCCCCAAATTGGGCGTCGTGTGTCTTGTGTACATAATacatgtgttgtgtgtgtgtccGACTGATGTATATTATGTGACTAACTTTCACCTtgtttttatgtacttatgttgTAGTTTGTGTCTAACCATGATGTTAAATAGAATGTTTTGTGTCCTACGAGAGTATACAGTATACTCACTAGGTATGCCTCCCTGCTATTTGTACATTGTTGGTGTGCCAATTATCCTTGTGAAATAATATGTGTTGTGACTAATAATGCAGATAATAAGAACTCATGTAAAGCTAACACGATGTAAGTTAAGTTTGAGTTGAAGTTTGATGCTGAAGAAAACTACCTgagtatacctatgtatatctGTCCATAGTTTTTATACTTTGTACATTTGTGCTAATACCTCATTTACTCATTTCGTTATCTAATATTGGTATGACGATGACTGCTTAGACGACATGCCATCATCATACTTAATACCACAGAACAGTCCACATGACTAACACCTCTGTTCCTATGTCCACAGGGACCAAGTCTGCGTGCCGTCGTTCAGCTTCCGCAGCCTGCCGggcatgctgagctggtgccagACCAACTGCCTGCGCTACCCTCCCAACTGCCCCGAGGCGCTGTGCTCTTGCCCGTGAGTATACACTGAGACTGAGGAAAGTGtgatatatgtatgtatgaccCTCTTGATATGATgttcgaatggcgtagtggttagtggccctgactgctatgccgaaggtcccgggttcgattcccggctggggcagatatttgtttaaagacagatatttgtactcgggtcttgggtgttgatatttatatttagtatctatctatctatgtatttgtgtagatatatcagctgtccgacacccataacacaggtcctgcctagcttggggtcggatggccgtgagatgtccccacatatttatttatttatttatgttcttTGGGGTGAGGAAAGCCAAGGACAGAGTGATATGGCGTTCTTGGGGAGAGTTTGGAGCCCTCTGacattggctgatgatgattaacaCGTATTGTTTGCGAGTTTGTAATATTTGGAACTTCATTTTACGCGAATTCTTTAAAGGGGATTCCTATATTATTAAACCTAGCCCTTTTTCCCGACAGCctgtatttaagtacattatttagcattaagtccaccctttgtacttttatttgtaatacatatttgtacaataaagaattaaataataataataattattaaacaaaactCCCCGTCAACCCCAGGGCCAAGTCGAGAGTAGGTTTGTTGGGTTGGTATCCATATCCATGCTATCCATAAGAAGACAGTTGTGTACCGAAGCCTTTTACATACATGTTAGATTGCCTTTCTGATTTGCATTCTCGAGATGAGTTCTTGTGTACATTGCGGTTGTCAATGTTTGCACTTTCTTTCACCTCTTGTTTTGCTGATAAGACAGTGcatgttgtgttgtgttttctttaaatattttaactttctttaagaaatttatatgtatacgtaACTTCTCACGCATAGGCTTCCACTGAGACCCACCTCGTTATGAAAACTgtaatcataaaataatgtaggtaggtatctatatCTACCAAGAACCATTGTCCTATGAAAACGTTGTCGAGATTTTATGTAGATGTAACATGGTATAACCCAgtgattgttttattttccaGGCAAGTTTGCGAAGCGATAGGTGAGATAGAGGGGAGAGAGGGGGCGGATGTGTACTGCATGGATCAGTGCATAGTGTACCCGCCGCGCTGCCCCACCGACAGATGTCGCTGCTACTAATACCGAATCTACTATGAAGTTGCCATTGGACAGAAAAAAACCGCCGAAACATTCACATAGATGGCGATAGTAGTACATGTTTTTAACATCATTTAAATTTGATACATCTGCATTTTAGAAAGTTGTTGAGTGAGTCGTAGCATTATTTTCTTAGTTAAGTAGGAATAATTACTTTACGTGCCATACTATATGTGCGAGAAATATCTGATACTTTAATACGTTGAAAGTCTTTGCATTGCAATTGCTATAAATTTacagtacttacctatgtattataTCCACCTCATCCACTGATTTGTATATAACAACTAAGAATTTTATatacagaaataaataaatgtttaaatatactttcctaactttttaatttttagtgactatgaaattaaaatgttgtgTAAACTAGTTAGTTactcgacgtaaaattttacaattatgtctatagtcataatattagtctaccaccatttcacaataCCTAGCagctacctacctaagtatctaCCTATTGACCCTCTATAACGGTCATATCCTCTATaattcggtatgttaagtaattttatggtgattgtttttataattttaaattgaagtatGTTGGAAGTTGAGAcactaatttgaatattttttattttactgctctcgttaatttaataaaaaataattaaagatcgGCTCTTCGACGATTTTATGACGTCATTCGCTACCATGCAGCCGCTGACGTCATCAAGATCGTAACTCTGtgaatatttacactttagattgacagaagtgacatttaacaattgaacatttttattctCTTTGGTTGAAACTTTAACCTTGCGCAGCGTCTTGAaggacaaattatattttcatttttgataaaataatcggaatccttgaatattttatatttttaagaatgagACACTTATTAAGAAGATAATATCTCGAAACGGTTTTGGAATTAGCATCAaaaaattttacttaacataccgaattGGTTACCATCTACCGTGAAAGATAGTTTTGACCGGTTTTATGGTTCTAATAAAATAGAAGATAGGAACAGCCTACACACTAACTTGGTTGTTTGGACTTTTACTGCCATCCTGAGCCCTAGTAGCACTAGCCGAGTAATGTAGTTCTTGTTGAAACTTATAGATTGCAGTTAATTTAACGACATCTGTCGTCGAATAGGATAAATAACTTAgctacagaagaaatcactaGATGGCAGCACTATCGTAATGCTATACTAACGACATCTGTTGTCGAATAGCATACATAACTTAGTTACAGAAGTGTTTGCTAGATGGCAGCATTATCGTAATGCTATACTA is a window from the Plutella xylostella chromosome 10, ilPluXylo3.1, whole genome shotgun sequence genome containing:
- the LOC105381531 gene encoding uncharacterized protein LOC105381531 isoform X1, with translation MELRRYSTPRTSFLTCWIFLLQMLGGGRHGAEGHGRLMDPPARNSMWRFGFPNPVNYNDNELFCGGYAVQWEQNKGRCGVCGDADHISEPRPHEAGGMYGKGILTRHYAVGQEIEVEVELTANHLGTFVIKLCPNNNPRQEASQECFDRYPLYITGTREDRFLIPLDTAKKEIFRYRVRLPPYVTCTQCVMQWTYYTGNMWGVCENGTEAVGCGRSETFRNCADVAIVTSTGGLPPAFAGDLRRDNPFLLYYRDLRMPTNVFPLVVRDVSKDLQKEPLRIISNDISDVDYEEANTHEVIRDQVCVPSFSFRSLPGMLSWCQTNCLRYPPNCPEALCSCPQVCEAIGEIEGREGADVYCMDQCIVYPPRCPTDRCRCY
- the LOC105381531 gene encoding uncharacterized protein LOC105381531 isoform X2 codes for the protein MELRRYSTPRTSFLTCWIFLLQMLGGGRHGAEGHGRLMDPPARNSMWRFGFPNPVNYNDNELFCGGYAVQWEQNKGRCGVCGDADHISEPRPHEAGGMYGKGILTRHYAVGQEIEVEVELTANHLGTFVIKLCPNNNPRQEASQECFDRYPLYITGTREDRFLIPLDTAKKEIFRYRVRLPPYVTCTQCVMQWTYYTGNMWGVCENGTEAVGCGRSETFRNCADVAIVTSTGGLPPAFAGDLRRDNPFLLYYRDLRMPTNVFPLVVSNDISDVDYEEANTHEVIRDQVCVPSFSFRSLPGMLSWCQTNCLRYPPNCPEALCSCPQVCEAIGEIEGREGADVYCMDQCIVYPPRCPTDRCRCY
- the LOC105381531 gene encoding uncharacterized protein LOC105381531 isoform X3, with protein sequence MELRRYSTPRTSFLTCWIFLLQMLGGGRHGAEGHGRLMDPPARNSMWRFGFPNPVNYNDNELFCGGYAVQWEQNKGRCGVCGDADHISEPRPHEAGGMYGKGILTRHYAVGQEIEVEVELTANHLGTFVIKLCPNNNPRQEASQECFDRYPLYITGTREDRFLIPLDTAKKEIFRYRVRLPPYVTCTQCVMQWTYYTGNMWGVCENGTEAVGCGRSETFRNCADVAIVTSTGGLPPAFAGDLRRDNPFLLYYRDLRMPTNVFPLVVRDQVCVPSFSFRSLPGMLSWCQTNCLRYPPNCPEALCSCPQVCEAIGEIEGREGADVYCMDQCIVYPPRCPTDRCRCY